The following coding sequences are from one Diospyros lotus cultivar Yz01 chromosome 7, ASM1463336v1, whole genome shotgun sequence window:
- the LOC127806015 gene encoding uncharacterized protein LOC127806015, with protein MEFQKGVQRWLVDISQWNPSSCEFSYAMSFLPLHEHPSITRYLKLVDRKRALVSRLLQYALVHEVFGIPFDEIIIKRTVEGKPYLEGYKLDPEFPNFNYNTSHHGDFVAIASEPICIVGLDIVSHTVPEKETIPEFIQNFSSYFSRLEWDNIVKAGSCDEMLNEFYRYWCLKEAFVKAIGTGVGYRLDFVEFHHTNWANIFVKVDEKELKEWRFWLYELGRMHMVSIARGHPRFATETYKRTLKRTEFNEEQYNLGLHLPDVSFALRTVEQLIPISCKAGKIAVDVAQEHNK; from the exons ATGGAATTCCAGAAGGGCGTCCAGAGATGGCTAGTTGACATTTCTCAGTGGAATCCCTCATCCTGCGAGTTCTCCTATGCCATGTCTTTTCTACCTCTGCACGAGCACCCTTCCATCACCAG GTATCTGAAATTGGTGGATCGAAAACGGGCACTCGTGAGCAGGCTGCTTCAGTACGCACTTGTGCATGAGGTGTTTGGCATCCCGTttgatgaaattattattaagcgAACTGTTGAGGGCAAGCCCTATCTG GAAGGTTATAAACTGGATCCAGAATTCCCAAATTTCAATTACAACACATCCCATCATGGTGACTTCGTGGCTATAGCTTCAGAACCAATATGCATTGTGGGCTTGGATATTGTTTCTCACACTGTTCCCGAAAAAGAGACAATTCCAGAATTCATCCAAAACTTCTCATCATACTTTTCCAGACTTGAATGGGATAATATTGTTAAAGCTGGCAGTTGTGATGAAATGTTAAATGAGTTTTACAG GTATTGGTGTCTGAAAGAAGCATTTGTCAAGGCTATAGGAACAGGAGTTGGATATAGACTAGACTTCGTGGAATTTCATCACACTAACTGGGCCAACATTTTTGTTAAAGTTGATGAAAAAGAATTGAAAGAGTGGAGATTTTGGCTTTATGAGCTGGGAAGGATGCATATG GTATCAATTGCCAGGGGGCACCCGAGGTTTGCCACAGAGACTTACAAGAGAACATTAAAGAGGACTGAGTTTAACGAAGAGCAATACAATTTGGGTCTTCATCTTCCAGATGTAAGTTTTGCACTGCGAACAGTTGAACAACTGATTCCAATCTCATGTAAAGCAGGTAAAATAGCTGTTGATGTGGCACAAGAGCATAATAAATAA